A single window of Brevundimonas vitisensis DNA harbors:
- a CDS encoding Mu-like prophage major head subunit gpT family protein: MIITQTALQALRTGFNTQFQNGLATAAPVSDPMVTTVTSATKVETYGFLGDLPVFRKWLGEKRIRSLAEKAYALTNEDFEATLGIHKTKIEDDNLGLYGPIVSGWGKDAGQLKDRLAFDALRDGHIRPCYDGQNFFDTDHPVDFAGAPTTNMSGAGAVQPWFLVDLSKPLKPILYQNRKAPQFEMVTDPKDSHVFKTGEYLMGGEARGAAGYTLWQLAHRSTAALDAASYVAAYNAMAGLVNDEGEPLEIRPTHIIVGHSNRAAAKTLFQAQNKAGGESNIYFQDVAIIDAPRLA, encoded by the coding sequence TTGATCATTACCCAAACCGCCCTGCAGGCGCTCCGGACCGGGTTCAACACCCAGTTCCAGAACGGCCTGGCCACGGCTGCCCCGGTGTCGGACCCCATGGTCACCACAGTCACCTCGGCCACCAAGGTCGAGACCTACGGCTTCCTGGGCGACCTGCCGGTCTTCCGCAAATGGCTCGGCGAGAAGCGTATCCGCTCGCTGGCCGAAAAGGCTTACGCCCTGACCAATGAGGATTTCGAGGCCACCCTCGGGATCCACAAGACCAAGATCGAGGACGACAACCTGGGCCTCTACGGCCCGATCGTCTCGGGCTGGGGCAAGGATGCCGGGCAGCTGAAGGACCGCCTGGCCTTCGACGCCCTGCGCGATGGCCACATCCGGCCCTGCTACGACGGCCAGAATTTCTTCGACACGGACCACCCGGTCGATTTCGCCGGTGCCCCCACGACCAATATGTCGGGGGCCGGGGCGGTGCAGCCGTGGTTCCTGGTCGACCTCAGCAAACCGCTGAAGCCGATCCTGTACCAGAACCGCAAGGCGCCGCAGTTCGAGATGGTCACCGATCCGAAGGACAGCCACGTCTTCAAGACCGGCGAGTACCTGATGGGCGGCGAGGCCCGGGGCGCGGCGGGTTACACCCTCTGGCAGCTGGCGCACCGTTCGACGGCGGCCCTGGACGCGGCCAGCTATGTTGCGGCCTACAATGCCATGGCCGGACTGGTGAACGACGAGGGCGAGCCGCTGGAGATCCGGCCGACCCACATCATCGTCGGTCACTCCAACCGCGCAGCGGCCAAAACGCTGTTCCAGGCCCAGAACAAGGCCGGGGGCGAATCCAACATCTACTTCCAGGACGTGGCGATCATCGACGCCCCGCGCCTGGCCTGA
- a CDS encoding phage protease — MNTAAEILNHASAATPIVLGADGEPPREIQLFPMGTVQARDGRGPWTLADEAHAREVIAATQARHSPTDMMVDYDHQAVFAVGEGKGGTAEAAAWIDVSKLTVRADGIWAAVEWTEAAAAKLKARTYRYLSPYFGSDKASGRLTRFFNVGLVNQPAIREIAAAASVDLHPGTSPSMKTILTALGLKDDATEAEACASIASLISDRKAAQEAVAATATALGLGVNATGEAITAAATAAVTGGAPDPQKFVPIAALTEVTDKLKVINEERASAAVDDAVAAGKLTPALKDWGKALFNQDEAQFTAFVQGQPAVLSGGAGKAAAKVDADKAVLTDEDRQVCAAMGISEADFLKSRESEVAQ, encoded by the coding sequence GTGAACACCGCCGCCGAAATCCTCAATCACGCGTCCGCCGCAACCCCGATCGTTCTGGGTGCCGATGGCGAGCCGCCGCGCGAGATCCAGCTCTTTCCCATGGGGACCGTCCAGGCCCGCGATGGTCGTGGGCCCTGGACGCTGGCCGACGAGGCCCATGCCCGTGAAGTGATCGCCGCCACCCAGGCCCGGCATTCCCCCACCGATATGATGGTCGATTACGACCACCAGGCCGTCTTCGCTGTCGGTGAAGGCAAGGGCGGCACGGCCGAAGCCGCCGCGTGGATCGACGTCTCCAAGCTGACGGTGAGGGCCGATGGCATCTGGGCGGCCGTCGAGTGGACCGAGGCCGCCGCCGCCAAGCTGAAAGCCAGGACCTACCGCTACCTGTCGCCCTATTTCGGCTCGGACAAGGCGTCCGGCCGCCTCACCCGTTTCTTCAACGTCGGACTGGTCAACCAGCCGGCCATTCGGGAGATCGCCGCTGCGGCGTCGGTCGACCTCCATCCAGGGACATCGCCATCCATGAAGACCATCCTCACGGCCCTCGGGCTGAAGGACGATGCGACCGAGGCCGAGGCCTGCGCCTCGATCGCGTCGCTGATTTCCGATCGCAAGGCCGCGCAGGAGGCTGTCGCGGCCACCGCGACCGCCCTGGGTCTGGGCGTCAATGCCACCGGCGAGGCCATCACCGCCGCCGCCACGGCCGCCGTGACTGGTGGAGCCCCTGATCCCCAGAAGTTCGTGCCGATCGCCGCCCTGACCGAGGTGACCGACAAGCTGAAGGTCATCAACGAGGAGCGCGCCAGCGCCGCCGTGGATGATGCGGTCGCCGCCGGCAAGCTGACGCCCGCCCTGAAGGACTGGGGCAAGGCCCTGTTTAACCAGGACGAGGCCCAGTTCACCGCCTTCGTCCAGGGCCAGCCCGCCGTCCTGTCGGGCGGTGCCGGCAAGGCCGCCGCCAAGGTCGATGCCGACAAGGCGGTCCTGACCGACGAGGACCGGCAGGTCTGCGCGGCCATGGGCATCTCCGAGGCCGACTTCCTGAAGTCCCGTGAATCGGAGGTGGCCCAATGA
- a CDS encoding phage head morphogenesis protein, translating into MADPVRLQPLPPEEAIRFFRSKGLASSFAWQDVWQEEHARAFTVAKAMERAVLEDIRAALDDALANGTTFETFKAELRPQLEARGWWGRREMTDPLTGVASEVQLGSPRRLKTIFDMNLRTAYAAGRWERIEESKALLPYLVFTTVGDSRVRLEHRAWDGVCLPVDDPWWATHYPPCGWGCRCTTIQVSARTAERRGLKIGETPPRFPPRPYTNPRTGEVTVIEGGITPGFSYNVGQAYLRGQSPTLIGPDAEVSNATAVTRSTAIAAFLAGFGSEAGANDNAKEKDRVWLDRDGYPQVVGPGLFAGAGGRELPLSTDQLLQLAAVGRVLREPVSTSWVWVRRGEAAPVLLKRYRRDGLVVDMASGGGSPAWRFQSAA; encoded by the coding sequence GTGGCCGATCCGGTCCGCCTTCAACCCCTGCCGCCCGAGGAGGCCATTCGGTTCTTTCGGTCCAAGGGCCTGGCCTCCAGCTTTGCCTGGCAGGACGTCTGGCAGGAGGAGCATGCACGCGCCTTTACCGTGGCCAAGGCCATGGAACGGGCGGTGCTGGAGGATATCCGCGCCGCCCTGGACGACGCCCTGGCCAATGGCACGACGTTCGAGACCTTCAAGGCCGAGCTGCGTCCCCAGCTGGAGGCGCGGGGTTGGTGGGGCCGCCGTGAGATGACCGATCCCCTGACCGGGGTGGCGAGCGAGGTGCAGCTGGGATCGCCGCGCCGGCTGAAGACGATCTTCGACATGAACCTGCGGACCGCCTATGCGGCCGGCCGCTGGGAACGCATTGAGGAATCCAAGGCCCTGTTGCCCTATCTGGTCTTCACCACGGTGGGCGACAGTCGGGTGCGGCTGGAACATCGTGCCTGGGACGGCGTCTGCCTCCCGGTCGACGATCCATGGTGGGCCACCCACTACCCGCCCTGCGGCTGGGGCTGCCGCTGCACCACCATCCAGGTCAGTGCCCGGACGGCGGAGCGTCGCGGGCTGAAGATCGGCGAGACTCCACCCCGGTTCCCGCCCCGTCCCTATACCAATCCGCGTACCGGCGAGGTGACTGTCATCGAGGGCGGCATCACGCCGGGCTTCAGCTACAACGTCGGCCAGGCCTATCTGAGAGGCCAGTCCCCGACCCTGATAGGTCCGGACGCGGAGGTGAGCAACGCCACGGCCGTGACGCGGTCCACCGCGATCGCCGCCTTCCTGGCCGGGTTCGGGTCCGAAGCTGGGGCCAACGACAATGCCAAGGAAAAAGACCGCGTCTGGCTGGACCGCGACGGTTATCCGCAGGTGGTCGGCCCGGGCCTGTTCGCCGGTGCCGGCGGGCGTGAGCTGCCCCTGTCCACCGATCAGCTGCTGCAGCTGGCGGCCGTCGGCCGGGTTCTGCGCGAACCGGTCTCGACCAGCTGGGTCTGGGTCCGGCGGGGCGAGGCCGCTCCAGTGCTGCTGAAGCGGTATCGCCGCGACGGCCTGGTCGTGGACATGGCCTCGGGCGGCGGGTCCCCGGCCTGGCGATTCCAGTCGGCGGCTTGA
- a CDS encoding SGNH/GDSL hydrolase family protein codes for MTAPLIAEGGIYRPDGSAICRIGQTAVLELQLAEPGNTGPFTPADLSGRFFVQRLFDKAGAVLVEIEATRPDDLTVRFELTIEEGYLPGALAAADLTHAIVELLDGDQEDDVLTRPFSIRRLRSGLPIARFEIGAPDRLVVRYAGSKGASAAEEMKAAGLIDQATPDALADWLRAPALEAAAAAQAKIEETEAARVAAQAVVDDLDETIAGAGAAQVTAIVEAADEQIANVAQVFGARDYAGNADALSNGVASLAAVVAGTGGTNGTFALGFSGGGGTGAAGVFVVAGGVVVSTMLTAPGRGYTSAPTVSFAASAGLTGASATAVLAQNRPAGTFWRIKAAGGFEVFENVAGTATSRGIYPDKAAVDDVIESLTERTTRGRTVDPITGTSAAAGTFVDAVPMTADYEVETIRVWCATPGATLTPQAWSRSGTTMTLEASGQTFVLSSGLNVLTLTTPLTVLAGQYVGWDGSAGHMTYTSAAADGVGWWGGAAGATSFSDASLDTAIRLQIGFGLKRRAVTVERFAALETGTAEALAAAADGVAAKAALTATSVRGRAVAPITGSNAAAGNYMLGDALTEPLDLWRVRARCAVAGNLTIHRRTRSGTANSDSLGSVVVPLAVGDNTIELSSVLAFAEGEYASLSAAASGVLVFTSNTADGAGYWTGASGSAGFTDATLDTNYRLEIGLDFRKTLDVPAALNEVRAGQGAVAAWARGFGGIDPRRLPGVMTAPPTRTIGAADAVSAITGGANTAVTHAATSASLSRMGGVWAAQSDASYQATQRSGGRVRFMTDAETFELRLRSSTGRGVSVAIDGAFVTDQPWGAGMVPGGNHLVRYDFGTNVETRAVIGLANLTNGGTGHAVGDEITLGTAGGAVAVTPAVLRVAAVASGVITAVTVKTPGVYTTTAGPAQPQASTTGSGTGASFALIWQKLQSTRRMRAIEVTLDFGCWFGGLIVPANTTVSPWPEATKPARLVVAGDSLTEYAFDNHPAGNWSETLANALGLHERFARYGVSGLGWAKTGAQFQSHRANVAALGADVLVIALGVNDKETSTLAATVTARVTADLDYLLASNPNLLIVALTGWEADATYQAAVLDGVAAASDQSRVRGVNLQTHGIYVDDGTGEGWRSTDDLHPGQQGMDNLGRAITPLVAEAIQSMVG; via the coding sequence GTGACGGCACCCCTGATCGCCGAGGGCGGCATCTATCGGCCGGACGGCAGCGCCATCTGCCGCATCGGCCAGACGGCGGTGCTGGAGCTGCAGCTGGCCGAGCCGGGCAATACCGGACCCTTCACGCCCGCCGACCTGTCGGGGCGGTTCTTCGTCCAGCGGCTGTTCGATAAGGCCGGGGCCGTCCTGGTCGAGATCGAGGCCACGCGGCCCGACGATCTGACGGTGCGGTTCGAGCTGACGATCGAGGAGGGCTATCTGCCCGGTGCGCTCGCGGCGGCCGACCTCACCCATGCCATCGTCGAGCTGCTGGACGGCGACCAGGAAGACGACGTCCTGACCCGGCCCTTCTCCATCCGCCGGCTTCGGTCCGGCCTGCCGATCGCCCGCTTCGAGATCGGAGCCCCGGACCGGCTGGTGGTCCGCTATGCCGGGTCCAAGGGCGCGTCGGCCGCCGAGGAGATGAAGGCGGCCGGCCTTATCGATCAGGCGACGCCCGACGCCCTGGCCGACTGGCTGCGCGCCCCTGCACTGGAAGCGGCAGCGGCGGCCCAGGCCAAGATCGAGGAGACGGAAGCTGCGCGGGTAGCGGCCCAGGCCGTGGTCGATGACCTGGACGAAACGATCGCCGGTGCCGGCGCGGCCCAGGTCACGGCGATCGTTGAGGCGGCCGATGAACAGATCGCCAACGTGGCCCAGGTGTTCGGAGCCCGGGATTACGCCGGCAATGCGGATGCCCTGTCGAATGGTGTGGCTTCGCTCGCCGCCGTCGTTGCTGGCACTGGCGGTACCAACGGCACCTTTGCCCTAGGCTTTTCCGGCGGCGGAGGCACCGGGGCGGCGGGCGTGTTCGTGGTCGCAGGAGGGGTGGTGGTCAGCACGATGCTGACGGCCCCCGGGCGCGGCTATACCAGTGCGCCCACGGTGTCGTTTGCCGCCTCGGCCGGGCTGACCGGGGCGTCGGCCACGGCGGTCCTGGCCCAGAACCGGCCCGCCGGAACCTTCTGGCGCATCAAGGCGGCGGGCGGGTTCGAGGTGTTCGAGAATGTGGCGGGCACCGCCACCAGTCGCGGCATCTATCCCGACAAGGCCGCCGTCGATGACGTGATCGAGAGCCTGACCGAACGGACGACGCGCGGACGGACGGTCGATCCGATCACCGGCACGAGCGCGGCGGCGGGCACCTTCGTCGATGCCGTGCCGATGACGGCGGACTATGAGGTCGAGACGATCCGGGTCTGGTGCGCCACGCCGGGGGCGACCCTGACGCCGCAGGCCTGGTCCCGGTCCGGCACGACCATGACGCTGGAAGCCTCGGGCCAGACCTTTGTGCTGTCGTCCGGGCTGAACGTCCTGACCCTGACCACGCCGCTGACGGTGCTGGCGGGCCAGTATGTCGGCTGGGACGGGTCGGCGGGGCACATGACCTATACGTCCGCCGCCGCCGATGGCGTGGGCTGGTGGGGCGGGGCGGCAGGCGCAACGAGCTTCAGCGACGCCAGCTTGGACACGGCCATCCGGTTGCAGATCGGGTTCGGCCTGAAGCGCCGGGCCGTGACGGTGGAACGGTTCGCGGCGCTTGAAACCGGGACAGCCGAGGCGCTGGCCGCCGCCGCCGATGGCGTGGCCGCCAAGGCCGCCCTGACCGCGACGTCTGTGCGCGGACGGGCCGTCGCGCCGATAACCGGATCCAATGCCGCTGCCGGCAACTATATGCTGGGCGATGCCCTGACCGAGCCGCTGGACCTGTGGCGCGTCCGTGCCCGATGCGCGGTGGCGGGCAATCTGACCATCCATCGCCGGACCCGCAGCGGCACGGCGAACAGCGACAGCCTGGGCAGCGTCGTGGTGCCGCTGGCGGTCGGTGACAACACCATCGAACTGTCCAGCGTCCTGGCCTTTGCCGAGGGCGAATATGCCAGCCTGTCGGCGGCGGCGAGCGGCGTCCTGGTCTTCACCAGCAACACGGCCGACGGGGCCGGATACTGGACCGGGGCCAGCGGATCGGCCGGGTTCACCGATGCGACGCTGGACACCAACTATCGCCTGGAGATCGGGCTGGACTTCAGGAAGACGCTGGACGTGCCCGCCGCCCTGAATGAGGTCCGCGCCGGACAGGGGGCGGTTGCCGCCTGGGCCCGTGGTTTCGGCGGGATCGACCCGCGCCGCCTGCCCGGCGTGATGACCGCGCCGCCGACCCGCACGATCGGGGCCGCCGATGCCGTCAGCGCCATCACCGGCGGGGCCAACACCGCCGTCACCCATGCCGCGACCAGTGCCAGCCTGAGCCGCATGGGCGGTGTCTGGGCGGCGCAATCGGACGCCAGCTATCAGGCCACGCAGCGAAGCGGCGGACGGGTGCGGTTCATGACCGATGCCGAGACGTTCGAACTGCGCCTGCGGTCCTCGACCGGCCGGGGCGTGTCGGTGGCGATCGACGGGGCGTTCGTGACCGATCAGCCGTGGGGGGCGGGCATGGTGCCGGGGGGCAATCACCTGGTCCGCTATGACTTCGGCACCAATGTCGAGACGCGGGCGGTCATCGGCCTGGCCAATCTGACCAATGGCGGCACGGGCCATGCCGTGGGGGATGAGATCACCCTGGGCACCGCCGGGGGCGCGGTGGCGGTGACGCCGGCCGTGCTGAGGGTCGCGGCGGTGGCGTCGGGCGTGATCACGGCGGTGACGGTCAAGACGCCCGGCGTCTATACGACCACGGCGGGCCCGGCCCAGCCGCAGGCGTCCACGACCGGCAGCGGCACCGGGGCGTCGTTCGCCCTGATCTGGCAGAAGCTGCAATCGACGCGGCGGATGCGCGCGATCGAGGTGACGCTGGACTTCGGCTGCTGGTTCGGCGGCCTCATCGTGCCCGCCAATACGACCGTGTCCCCATGGCCGGAAGCGACGAAGCCTGCGCGCCTCGTCGTGGCGGGCGACAGCCTGACGGAATATGCGTTCGACAACCATCCGGCCGGCAACTGGTCCGAGACCCTGGCGAACGCGCTGGGCCTGCATGAGCGGTTTGCCCGCTATGGCGTGTCGGGCCTGGGCTGGGCCAAGACGGGGGCGCAGTTCCAGAGCCACCGGGCCAATGTCGCGGCCCTGGGCGCGGACGTTCTGGTGATCGCGCTGGGCGTCAACGACAAGGAGACGTCGACGCTGGCCGCGACGGTGACCGCGCGGGTGACGGCGGACCTGGACTATCTGCTCGCCAGCAATCCGAACCTGTTGATCGTGGCCCTGACCGGATGGGAGGCGGATGCCACCTATCAGGCGGCAGTGCTGGACGGGGTGGCGGCGGCGTCGGATCAGTCGCGCGTGCGGGGCGTGAACCTGCAGACCCACGGCATCTATGTCGACGACGGCACGGGCGAGGGCTGGCGTTCCACGGACGACCTGCACCCCGGCCAGCAGGGCATGGACAATCTGGGCCGCGCCATCACCCCCCTGGTGGCCGAGGCCATCCAGTCGATGGTGGGCTAG
- a CDS encoding DUF935 domain-containing protein, whose protein sequence is MVGKPPPLVDRLLRPIDFGRLKEEHSAPSVSGVRSIVSSHPAQGLTPDRLASILRESENSSPLRYLELAEEMEEKDLHYLGVLGTRKRAVAQLEITVKAGSDDAADQKAADMVREWLERDELETELFDILDAIGKGFSRTEVIWDMTATAWTPVRLEWRDPRWFTFDPVDGRTPLLVDGGASGNAYGEPLPPFKYICHDHKAKSGLPIRGGLARAAAWGYLFKNYALKDWVSFAEIFGLPLRVGKYGAGETEENIRRLMQAVTDIGSDAAAVIPQSMMIEFITAGGATGTVDLYEKICEYLDKQVSKATLGQTATTDAAPGAGLSGSGSQHGDVRDDIKRSDAKQLAATINRDLITPYVRLNLGQEVRPPKLTIGQAEAWDPTVMMPAVQTFVSMGGRVGMSAIRDKLGIEDPGEEEALLQAPSSATPENPPQEPLETPGGRPTIARTPQTGSRPLLEPLKRPFGPEARAAAAVLAARDPIDDLVDDSLGDWSDLAIGVIGPAEDLVAGCSSFEELKARLATALGRMDSRQVTERLARASFNARLAGIAGVSLIEEETP, encoded by the coding sequence ATGGTCGGCAAGCCGCCCCCCCTCGTCGATCGCCTGCTGCGCCCGATCGACTTCGGGCGTCTGAAGGAAGAGCATTCGGCACCGTCGGTTTCGGGCGTGCGCTCGATCGTGTCCAGCCATCCGGCCCAGGGGCTGACGCCCGATCGGCTGGCCTCGATCCTGCGCGAATCCGAAAACAGCAGCCCTCTGCGCTACCTGGAGCTGGCCGAGGAGATGGAGGAAAAGGACCTCCATTATCTGGGGGTGCTGGGCACGCGGAAGCGGGCGGTTGCCCAGCTGGAGATCACGGTCAAGGCCGGGTCGGACGATGCTGCCGACCAGAAGGCGGCGGACATGGTCCGCGAATGGCTGGAACGCGACGAGCTGGAGACCGAGCTGTTCGACATCCTGGATGCGATCGGCAAGGGGTTCAGCCGGACCGAGGTCATCTGGGACATGACGGCCACGGCCTGGACGCCGGTCCGGCTGGAGTGGCGGGACCCGCGCTGGTTTACCTTCGATCCGGTCGATGGGCGCACGCCGCTGCTGGTGGATGGCGGGGCGTCGGGCAATGCCTATGGCGAACCCCTGCCGCCGTTCAAATACATCTGCCACGACCACAAGGCCAAATCGGGCCTGCCGATCCGGGGCGGCCTGGCCCGGGCCGCCGCCTGGGGTTACCTGTTCAAGAACTACGCCCTTAAGGACTGGGTGTCCTTCGCCGAGATCTTCGGCCTGCCGCTGCGGGTCGGGAAATACGGTGCCGGCGAGACCGAGGAGAACATCCGCCGGCTGATGCAGGCAGTCACCGACATCGGTTCGGACGCGGCCGCCGTCATCCCCCAGTCGATGATGATCGAGTTCATCACCGCCGGCGGGGCCACAGGCACGGTCGACCTTTACGAGAAGATCTGCGAATACCTGGACAAGCAGGTCTCCAAGGCCACCCTTGGCCAGACCGCCACGACGGATGCCGCACCGGGCGCAGGCCTGTCCGGGTCCGGATCGCAGCACGGCGACGTCCGCGACGACATCAAGCGGTCGGACGCCAAGCAGCTGGCGGCGACGATCAACCGCGACCTGATCACACCCTATGTCCGGTTGAACCTGGGCCAGGAGGTCAGGCCGCCCAAGCTGACGATAGGCCAGGCCGAGGCCTGGGACCCCACGGTCATGATGCCGGCGGTCCAGACCTTCGTGTCCATGGGCGGCCGCGTCGGCATGTCGGCCATCCGCGACAAGCTGGGAATCGAGGACCCCGGCGAAGAAGAGGCGCTGTTGCAGGCCCCGTCATCGGCGACCCCCGAAAATCCGCCGCAGGAGCCCCTTGAGACCCCCGGGGGGCGGCCGACTATCGCGCGAACCCCACAAACGGGCTCCAGACCCCTCTTAGAGCCTCTTAAGCGGCCTTTCGGTCCCGAGGCGAGGGCGGCAGCGGCGGTTCTCGCCGCACGGGACCCGATCGACGACCTGGTCGATGACAGCCTGGGCGACTGGAGTGACCTGGCGATCGGCGTCATCGGCCCGGCCGAGGATCTGGTGGCCGGCTGCAGCAGCTTCGAGGAACTGAAGGCCAGGCTGGCGACTGCCCTGGGCAGGATGGACAGCCGCCAGGTCACCGAGCGGCTGGCCCGGGCCAGCTTCAACGCGCGCCTCGCGGGCATCGCGGGCGTCAGTCTGATCGAAGAGGAAACCCCGTGA
- a CDS encoding DUF3486 family protein, whose translation MARRPERPSSIDRLPEEIRAEVGRLRVQGRTIDEILDHLKTMDVDVSRSALGRHVKRMSTARERMKHSREMSIALVSQFGDQPDNQLARLNLELMHGVVMQTIMATAEDEDGEAQPVTFTPEDARFLADALAKLASAEKINADRTLKLKAEAAKEAATAVEKVAKREGLSPETIALLRSEILGVKT comes from the coding sequence ATGGCCCGCCGTCCCGAACGTCCCTCCAGCATCGACCGGCTGCCTGAAGAAATCCGGGCCGAAGTCGGCCGCCTGCGCGTCCAGGGCCGGACGATCGACGAGATCCTCGATCATCTGAAGACCATGGACGTCGACGTCTCGCGCTCGGCGCTGGGCCGCCACGTCAAGCGGATGAGTACGGCGCGGGAGCGGATGAAGCATTCGCGAGAGATGTCCATTGCTCTGGTCTCGCAGTTCGGGGACCAGCCCGACAACCAGCTGGCCCGGCTGAACCTGGAGCTGATGCACGGGGTGGTCATGCAGACCATCATGGCCACGGCCGAGGACGAGGACGGGGAGGCCCAGCCGGTCACCTTCACCCCCGAGGACGCCCGCTTCCTGGCCGACGCCCTGGCCAAGCTGGCCTCGGCCGAGAAGATCAATGCCGACCGGACGCTGAAGCTGAAGGCCGAAGCGGCCAAGGAAGCGGCCACCGCTGTCGAGAAGGTCGCCAAAAGAGAGGGGCTGTCTCCCGAAACGATCGCCCTGCTGCGGTCCGAGATCCTGGGTGTGAAGACGTGA
- a CDS encoding VpaChn25_0724 family phage protein, with amino-acid sequence MSYAEHLAANRRLCILQNLIADEGHGSETAIEQTLRAQGHHASMSRDHVRELLKDLKALDAVTIDYFRDTLMVAHITERGVAVAEGRITVDGVEKPPIGRR; translated from the coding sequence GTGAGTTACGCCGAGCATCTTGCGGCCAACCGTCGCCTTTGCATCCTGCAGAACCTTATCGCCGACGAGGGCCACGGCAGCGAGACTGCGATCGAGCAGACTCTGCGCGCCCAGGGGCATCACGCCAGCATGTCCCGGGACCATGTCCGGGAGCTGCTGAAGGACCTGAAGGCGCTCGACGCAGTCACAATTGACTATTTCCGTGACACCCTGATGGTCGCCCATATCACCGAGCGCGGGGTGGCGGTCGCCGAGGGCCGCATCACCGTCGATGGCGTCGAGAAGCCCCCGATCGGGAGGCGCTGA
- a CDS encoding TraR/DksA C4-type zinc finger protein, with the protein MDDADRAQHVSDQIVERIMAQARALNAAPPVDRPGPRICIDCPDHIEAARLAANPGALRCTPCQAEAEAARRGAAA; encoded by the coding sequence ATGGACGACGCCGATCGCGCCCAGCACGTCAGCGACCAAATCGTGGAGCGCATCATGGCCCAGGCCCGGGCCCTGAACGCGGCCCCTCCCGTCGATCGACCGGGGCCGCGGATCTGCATCGACTGTCCCGACCACATCGAGGCGGCCCGTCTGGCCGCCAATCCCGGCGCCCTGCGCTGCACCCCTTGCCAGGCGGAGGCCGAGGCGGCCCGCCGTGGAGCCGCCGCGTGA
- a CDS encoding D-Ala-D-Ala carboxypeptidase family metallohydrolase gives MNAQTPRPVSSPAGTPSQRLSPHFSLAEMTHSATAARRGLKNTPPPAVIEVLTRTAERMEEVRKALGDKPISVLSGYRSPAVNKAVGGSPTSAHMTGHAIDFICPGYGTPAQVVAQLRASPRMGGFDQIIEEFGEWIHIGFGPGQRGQVLSARRSGGRTVYVPFGTGQ, from the coding sequence GTGAACGCCCAGACCCCCAGACCCGTTTCATCGCCTGCCGGCACGCCTTCGCAGCGCCTGTCGCCGCATTTCTCGCTGGCCGAGATGACGCATTCGGCGACGGCCGCGCGGCGCGGGCTGAAGAACACGCCGCCTCCGGCTGTCATCGAGGTGCTGACCCGGACGGCTGAGCGGATGGAAGAGGTCCGGAAGGCCCTGGGCGACAAGCCGATCAGCGTGCTGTCCGGCTATCGCAGCCCGGCCGTGAACAAGGCGGTCGGGGGATCGCCCACCAGCGCCCACATGACCGGCCACGCCATCGACTTTATCTGCCCGGGCTACGGCACGCCGGCACAGGTCGTCGCCCAACTGCGCGCCTCGCCCCGCATGGGCGGGTTTGACCAGATCATCGAAGAGTTCGGCGAGTGGATCCACATCGGATTCGGTCCGGGCCAGCGCGGCCAGGTCCTGTCGGCCCGCCGGTCCGGCGGCCGCACCGTCTATGTGCCGTTCGGAACGGGCCAATGA
- a CDS encoding helix-turn-helix domain-containing protein produces the protein MNARHFSDWERVVQLVGDDGAAALSAAYAGSRIYVPRFLGAHHPITQCVGPQAAAQLVAAFGTKTIDVPISLGRRAMIVQLLSAGESIPNICRRVGASRRTVFYVKAAERGADDDSDQLGLFSTD, from the coding sequence GTGAACGCCCGGCACTTCAGCGACTGGGAAAGGGTGGTCCAGCTGGTCGGCGACGATGGAGCCGCCGCCTTGTCCGCCGCCTATGCCGGTTCGCGGATCTATGTCCCGCGCTTTCTGGGGGCCCATCACCCGATCACCCAGTGCGTCGGACCGCAGGCGGCGGCGCAGCTGGTCGCGGCGTTCGGTACCAAGACAATCGACGTTCCCATCAGCCTGGGCCGCCGCGCGATGATCGTTCAGCTGTTGTCAGCGGGCGAGTCGATACCGAACATCTGTCGCAGGGTTGGCGCCAGCCGCCGGACCGTGTTCTACGTCAAGGCGGCCGAACGCGGCGCGGACGACGATTCCGATCAGCTGGGCCTGTTTTCTACCGACTGA